From a single Eubalaena glacialis isolate mEubGla1 chromosome 15, mEubGla1.1.hap2.+ XY, whole genome shotgun sequence genomic region:
- the MBD1 gene encoding methyl-CpG-binding domain protein 1 isoform X8, which translates to MAEDWLDCPALGPGWKRREVFRKSGATCGRSDTYYQSPTGDRIRSKVELTRYLGPACDLTLFDFKQGILCYPAPKAHSLAIPSRKRKKPSRPAKAQKRQVGPPKSEVRKEAPRDETKADADTAPASLPAPGCCENCGISFSGDGTRRQRLKTLCKDCRAQRIAFNREQRMFKRVGCGECAACQVTEDCGACSTCLLQLPHDVASGLFCKCERRRCLRIVERSRGCGVCRGCQTREDCGRCRVCLRPPRPGLRRQWRCVQRRCLRGKHGRRRGGCDSKVAPRRRPPRTQPLPALPPSQPPESPELHPRALAPSPPAEFIYYCVDEDELPYTNRRQNRKCGACAACLRRMDCGHCDFCCDKPKFGGSNQKRQKCRWRQCLQFAMKRLLPSVWAGSEDGAGPPAPYPRRKRPGSARRPRLGQTSKLPLATPMAQPDRARTPVKQEAGSGFVLPPPGTDLVFLREGASSPVQVPGPAPASTAALLQEAQCPGLSWVVALPQVKQEKADAQEDWTPGTAILTSPVLLPGCPSKAVDPGLPPVKQEPPDPEEDKEEENKDDSTSDLAPEEEAGGAGTPVITEIFSLGGTRLRDTAVWLPSLQGRQSGREDGCKEWETEETLAPPSTSWKPRGWPGTHVSLSPPPTSMTWVSCRRSWCPSSQS; encoded by the exons ATGGCTGAGGACTGGCTGGACTGCCCGGCCCTGGGCCCTGGCTGGAAGCGCCGTGAGGTCTTTCGCAAGTCAGGTGCCACCTGTGGACGCTCAGACACCTATTACCAGAG ccccacaggaGACAGGATCCGAAGCAAAGTTGAGCTGACCCGATACCTGGGCCCTGCGTGCGATCTCACCCTCTTCGACTTCAAACAAGGCATCCTGTGCTATCCAGCCCCCAAG GCCCATTCCTTGGCCATCCCCAGCAGGAAGCGGAAGAAGCCTTCGAGGCCAGCCAAGGCTCAGAAACGTCAGGTTGGACCTCCGAAGAGCGAAGTCAGGAAGGAGGCCCCAAGGGATGAGACCAAGGCTGATGCTGACACAGCCCCAGCTTCGCTTCCTGCGCCTGG GTGCTGTGAGAACTGTGGAATCAGCTTTTCAGGGGATGGAACCCGACGGCAGCGGCTCAAGACTCTGTGCAAGGACTGCCGAG cACAGAGAATTGCTTTCAACCGGGAGCAGAGGATGTTTAAG CGTGTGGGCTGCGGGGAGTGTGCGGCCTGCCAGGTAACGGAAGACTGTGGGGCCTGCTCCACCTGCCTTCTGCAGTTGCCCCATGATGTGGCCTCGGGGCTGTTCTGCAAGTGTGAGCGAAGACGGTGCCTCCGGATTGTGGAAAGG AGCCGAGGGTGTGGAGTGTGCCGGGGCTGTCAGACCCGAGAGGACTGTGGCCGTTGTCGAGTCTGCCTTCGCCCTCCCCGCCCTGGTCTCAGGCGCCAGTGGAGGTGCGTCCAGCGGCGTTGCCTGCGG GGTAAACACGGCCGCCGCAGGGGAGGCTGCGACTCCAAGGTGGCTCCCCGGCGGCGCCCCCCCCGAACCCAGCCACTGCCTGCACTTCCGCCCTCGCAGCCTCCAGAGTCTCCAGAGCTG CACCCCAGAGCCCTGGCCCCCTCGCCACCTGCTGAATTCATCTATTACTGTGTAGACGAGGACGAGCTA CCTTACACGAACCGTCGGCAGAACCGCAAGTGTggggcctgtgcagcctgccTGCGGCGGATGGACTGTGGCCACTGCGACTTCTGCTGTGATAAGCCCAAATTCGGGGGCAGCAACCAGAAGCGCCAGAAGTGTCGTTGGCGCCAGTGCCTGCAGTTTGCTATG AAGCGGCTGCTGCCAAGTGTCTGGGCAGGGTCCGAGGATGGCGCCGGGCCACCCGCACCTTACCCGCGTCGAAAGAGGCCTGGCTCTGCTCGAAGGCCCCGTCTGGGTCAGACCTCGAAGCTTCCCTTGGCCACGCCCATGGCCCAACCAGACCGTGCCCGGACTCCAGTGAAGCAGGAAGCAGGCAGCGGCTTTGTGCTGCCCCCGCCTGGCACCGACCTCGTGTTCTTACGGGAGGGTGCAAGCAGTCCCGTGCAGGTGCCTGGCCCAGCTCCAGCTTCCACAGCAGCTCTGTTACAG GAGGCCCAGTGCCCTGGCCTGAGTTGGGTCGTGGCCTTACCCCAGGTGAAGCAAGAGAAGGCGGATGCCCAGGAAGACTGGACACCGGGCACAGCCATCCTGACTTCTCCTGTATTGCTGCCCGGCTGCCCCAGCAAG GCAGTAGACCCAGGCCTGCCACCTGTGAAGCAAGAGCCACCTGACCCTGAGGAGGACAAGGAGGAGGAGAACAAGGATGACTCCACCTCTGACTTGGCCCCagaggaggaggcaggaggggctggCACGCCCGTG ATCACGGAGATTTTCAGCCTGGGTGGAACCCGCCTCCGGGACACAGCAGTCTGGTTGCCAAG TCTGCAGGGCAGGCAATCGGGAAGGGAAGATGGATGTAAAGAGTGGGAGACCGAGGAGACACTGGCGCCACCGAGCACGAGCTGGAAACCACGCGGATGGCCCGGAACCCATGTCAGCCTCTCACCACCTCCAACTTCGATGACGTGGGTTTCCTGCAGAAGAAGCTGGTGCCCTTCATCACAGAGTTAA
- the MBD1 gene encoding methyl-CpG-binding domain protein 1 isoform X27, with protein MAEDWLDCPALGPGWKRREVFRKSGATCGRSDTYYQSPTGDRIRSKVELTRYLGPACDLTLFDFKQGILCYPAPKAHSLAIPSRKRKKPSRPAKAQKRQVGPPKSEVRKEAPRDETKADADTAPASLPAPGCCENCGISFSGDGTRRQRLKTLCKDCRAQRIAFNREQRMFKRVGCGECAACQVTEDCGACSTCLLQLPHDVASGLFCKCERRRCLRIVERSRGCGVCRGCQTREDCGRCRVCLRPPRPGLRRQWRCVQRRCLRGKHGRRRGGCDSKVAPRRRPPRTQPLPALPPSQPPESPELQPYTNRRQNRKCGACAACLRRMDCGHCDFCCDKPKFGGSNQKRQKCRWRQCLQFAMKRLLPSVWAGSEDGAGPPAPYPRRKRPGSARRPRLGQTSKLPLATPMAQPDRARTPVKQEAGSGFVLPPPGTDLVFLREGASSPVQVPGPAPASTAALLQAVDPGLPPVKQEPPDPEEDKEEENKDDSTSDLAPEEEAGGAGTPVITEIFSLGGTRLRDTAVWLPSLQGRQSGREDGCKEWETEETLAPPSTSWKPRGWPGTHVSLSPPPTSMTWVSCRRSWCPSSQS; from the exons ATGGCTGAGGACTGGCTGGACTGCCCGGCCCTGGGCCCTGGCTGGAAGCGCCGTGAGGTCTTTCGCAAGTCAGGTGCCACCTGTGGACGCTCAGACACCTATTACCAGAG ccccacaggaGACAGGATCCGAAGCAAAGTTGAGCTGACCCGATACCTGGGCCCTGCGTGCGATCTCACCCTCTTCGACTTCAAACAAGGCATCCTGTGCTATCCAGCCCCCAAG GCCCATTCCTTGGCCATCCCCAGCAGGAAGCGGAAGAAGCCTTCGAGGCCAGCCAAGGCTCAGAAACGTCAGGTTGGACCTCCGAAGAGCGAAGTCAGGAAGGAGGCCCCAAGGGATGAGACCAAGGCTGATGCTGACACAGCCCCAGCTTCGCTTCCTGCGCCTGG GTGCTGTGAGAACTGTGGAATCAGCTTTTCAGGGGATGGAACCCGACGGCAGCGGCTCAAGACTCTGTGCAAGGACTGCCGAG cACAGAGAATTGCTTTCAACCGGGAGCAGAGGATGTTTAAG CGTGTGGGCTGCGGGGAGTGTGCGGCCTGCCAGGTAACGGAAGACTGTGGGGCCTGCTCCACCTGCCTTCTGCAGTTGCCCCATGATGTGGCCTCGGGGCTGTTCTGCAAGTGTGAGCGAAGACGGTGCCTCCGGATTGTGGAAAGG AGCCGAGGGTGTGGAGTGTGCCGGGGCTGTCAGACCCGAGAGGACTGTGGCCGTTGTCGAGTCTGCCTTCGCCCTCCCCGCCCTGGTCTCAGGCGCCAGTGGAGGTGCGTCCAGCGGCGTTGCCTGCGG GGTAAACACGGCCGCCGCAGGGGAGGCTGCGACTCCAAGGTGGCTCCCCGGCGGCGCCCCCCCCGAACCCAGCCACTGCCTGCACTTCCGCCCTCGCAGCCTCCAGAGTCTCCAGAGCTG CAGCCTTACACGAACCGTCGGCAGAACCGCAAGTGTggggcctgtgcagcctgccTGCGGCGGATGGACTGTGGCCACTGCGACTTCTGCTGTGATAAGCCCAAATTCGGGGGCAGCAACCAGAAGCGCCAGAAGTGTCGTTGGCGCCAGTGCCTGCAGTTTGCTATG AAGCGGCTGCTGCCAAGTGTCTGGGCAGGGTCCGAGGATGGCGCCGGGCCACCCGCACCTTACCCGCGTCGAAAGAGGCCTGGCTCTGCTCGAAGGCCCCGTCTGGGTCAGACCTCGAAGCTTCCCTTGGCCACGCCCATGGCCCAACCAGACCGTGCCCGGACTCCAGTGAAGCAGGAAGCAGGCAGCGGCTTTGTGCTGCCCCCGCCTGGCACCGACCTCGTGTTCTTACGGGAGGGTGCAAGCAGTCCCGTGCAGGTGCCTGGCCCAGCTCCAGCTTCCACAGCAGCTCTGTTACAG GCAGTAGACCCAGGCCTGCCACCTGTGAAGCAAGAGCCACCTGACCCTGAGGAGGACAAGGAGGAGGAGAACAAGGATGACTCCACCTCTGACTTGGCCCCagaggaggaggcaggaggggctggCACGCCCGTG ATCACGGAGATTTTCAGCCTGGGTGGAACCCGCCTCCGGGACACAGCAGTCTGGTTGCCAAG TCTGCAGGGCAGGCAATCGGGAAGGGAAGATGGATGTAAAGAGTGGGAGACCGAGGAGACACTGGCGCCACCGAGCACGAGCTGGAAACCACGCGGATGGCCCGGAACCCATGTCAGCCTCTCACCACCTCCAACTTCGATGACGTGGGTTTCCTGCAGAAGAAGCTGGTGCCCTTCATCACAGAGTTAA
- the MBD1 gene encoding methyl-CpG-binding domain protein 1 isoform X16 — protein MAEDWLDCPALGPGWKRREVFRKSGATCGRSDTYYQSPTGDRIRSKVELTRYLGPACDLTLFDFKQGILCYPAPKAHSLAIPSRKRKKPSRPAKAQKRQVGPPKSEVRKEAPRDETKADADTAPASLPAPGCCENCGISFSGDGTRRQRLKTLCKDCRAQRIAFNREQRMFKRVGCGECAACQVTEDCGACSTCLLQLPHDVASGLFCKCERRRCLRIVERSRGCGVCRGCQTREDCGRCRVCLRPPRPGLRRQWRCVQRRCLRHLAHRLRRHHQRCQRRPPLAVAPPAGKHGRRRGGCDSKVAPRRRPPRTQPLPALPPSQPPESPELHPRALAPSPPAEFIYYCVDEDELQPYTNRRQNRKCGACAACLRRMDCGHCDFCCDKPKFGGSNQKRQKCRWRQCLQFAMKRLLPSVWAGSEDGAGPPAPYPRRKRPGSARRPRLGQTSKLPLATPMAQPDRARTPVKQEAGSGFVLPPPGTDLVFLREGASSPVQVPGPAPASTAALLQAVDPGLPPVKQEPPDPEEDKEEENKDDSTSDLAPEEEAGGAGTPVITEIFSLGGTRLRDTAVWLPRQSGREDGCKEWETEETLAPPSTSWKPRGWPGTHVSLSPPPTSMTWVSCRRSWCPSSQS, from the exons ATGGCTGAGGACTGGCTGGACTGCCCGGCCCTGGGCCCTGGCTGGAAGCGCCGTGAGGTCTTTCGCAAGTCAGGTGCCACCTGTGGACGCTCAGACACCTATTACCAGAG ccccacaggaGACAGGATCCGAAGCAAAGTTGAGCTGACCCGATACCTGGGCCCTGCGTGCGATCTCACCCTCTTCGACTTCAAACAAGGCATCCTGTGCTATCCAGCCCCCAAG GCCCATTCCTTGGCCATCCCCAGCAGGAAGCGGAAGAAGCCTTCGAGGCCAGCCAAGGCTCAGAAACGTCAGGTTGGACCTCCGAAGAGCGAAGTCAGGAAGGAGGCCCCAAGGGATGAGACCAAGGCTGATGCTGACACAGCCCCAGCTTCGCTTCCTGCGCCTGG GTGCTGTGAGAACTGTGGAATCAGCTTTTCAGGGGATGGAACCCGACGGCAGCGGCTCAAGACTCTGTGCAAGGACTGCCGAG cACAGAGAATTGCTTTCAACCGGGAGCAGAGGATGTTTAAG CGTGTGGGCTGCGGGGAGTGTGCGGCCTGCCAGGTAACGGAAGACTGTGGGGCCTGCTCCACCTGCCTTCTGCAGTTGCCCCATGATGTGGCCTCGGGGCTGTTCTGCAAGTGTGAGCGAAGACGGTGCCTCCGGATTGTGGAAAGG AGCCGAGGGTGTGGAGTGTGCCGGGGCTGTCAGACCCGAGAGGACTGTGGCCGTTGTCGAGTCTGCCTTCGCCCTCCCCGCCCTGGTCTCAGGCGCCAGTGGAGGTGCGTCCAGCGGCGTTGCCTGCGG CACCTTGCACACCGCCTCCGCCGCCACCATCAGCGATGTCAACGACGCCCTCCCCTAGCTGTGGCTCCCCCTGCT GGTAAACACGGCCGCCGCAGGGGAGGCTGCGACTCCAAGGTGGCTCCCCGGCGGCGCCCCCCCCGAACCCAGCCACTGCCTGCACTTCCGCCCTCGCAGCCTCCAGAGTCTCCAGAGCTG CACCCCAGAGCCCTGGCCCCCTCGCCACCTGCTGAATTCATCTATTACTGTGTAGACGAGGACGAGCTA CAGCCTTACACGAACCGTCGGCAGAACCGCAAGTGTggggcctgtgcagcctgccTGCGGCGGATGGACTGTGGCCACTGCGACTTCTGCTGTGATAAGCCCAAATTCGGGGGCAGCAACCAGAAGCGCCAGAAGTGTCGTTGGCGCCAGTGCCTGCAGTTTGCTATG AAGCGGCTGCTGCCAAGTGTCTGGGCAGGGTCCGAGGATGGCGCCGGGCCACCCGCACCTTACCCGCGTCGAAAGAGGCCTGGCTCTGCTCGAAGGCCCCGTCTGGGTCAGACCTCGAAGCTTCCCTTGGCCACGCCCATGGCCCAACCAGACCGTGCCCGGACTCCAGTGAAGCAGGAAGCAGGCAGCGGCTTTGTGCTGCCCCCGCCTGGCACCGACCTCGTGTTCTTACGGGAGGGTGCAAGCAGTCCCGTGCAGGTGCCTGGCCCAGCTCCAGCTTCCACAGCAGCTCTGTTACAG GCAGTAGACCCAGGCCTGCCACCTGTGAAGCAAGAGCCACCTGACCCTGAGGAGGACAAGGAGGAGGAGAACAAGGATGACTCCACCTCTGACTTGGCCCCagaggaggaggcaggaggggctggCACGCCCGTG ATCACGGAGATTTTCAGCCTGGGTGGAACCCGCCTCCGGGACACAGCAGTCTGGTTGCCAAG GCAATCGGGAAGGGAAGATGGATGTAAAGAGTGGGAGACCGAGGAGACACTGGCGCCACCGAGCACGAGCTGGAAACCACGCGGATGGCCCGGAACCCATGTCAGCCTCTCACCACCTCCAACTTCGATGACGTGGGTTTCCTGCAGAAGAAGCTGGTGCCCTTCATCACAGAGTTAA
- the MBD1 gene encoding methyl-CpG-binding domain protein 1 isoform X20 codes for MAEDWLDCPALGPGWKRREVFRKSGATCGRSDTYYQSPTGDRIRSKVELTRYLGPACDLTLFDFKQGILCYPAPKAHSLAIPSRKRKKPSRPAKAQKRQVGPPKSEVRKEAPRDETKADADTAPASLPAPGCCENCGISFSGDGTRRQRLKTLCKDCRAQRIAFNREQRMFKRVGCGECAACQVTEDCGACSTCLLQLPHDVASGLFCKCERRRCLRIVERSRGCGVCRGCQTREDCGRCRVCLRPPRPGLRRQWRCVQRRCLRGKHGRRRGGCDSKVAPRRRPPRTQPLPALPPSQPPESPELQPYTNRRQNRKCGACAACLRRMDCGHCDFCCDKPKFGGSNQKRQKCRWRQCLQFAMKRLLPSVWAGSEDGAGPPAPYPRRKRPGSARRPRLGQTSKLPLATPMAQPDRARTPVKQEAGSGFVLPPPGTDLVFLREGASSPVQVPGPAPASTAALLQEAQCPGLSWVVALPQVKQEKADAQEDWTPGTAILTSPVLLPGCPSKAVDPGLPPVKQEPPDPEEDKEEENKDDSTSDLAPEEEAGGAGTPVITEIFSLGGTRLRDTAVWLPRAGNREGKMDVKSGRPRRHWRHRARAGNHADGPEPMSASHHLQLR; via the exons ATGGCTGAGGACTGGCTGGACTGCCCGGCCCTGGGCCCTGGCTGGAAGCGCCGTGAGGTCTTTCGCAAGTCAGGTGCCACCTGTGGACGCTCAGACACCTATTACCAGAG ccccacaggaGACAGGATCCGAAGCAAAGTTGAGCTGACCCGATACCTGGGCCCTGCGTGCGATCTCACCCTCTTCGACTTCAAACAAGGCATCCTGTGCTATCCAGCCCCCAAG GCCCATTCCTTGGCCATCCCCAGCAGGAAGCGGAAGAAGCCTTCGAGGCCAGCCAAGGCTCAGAAACGTCAGGTTGGACCTCCGAAGAGCGAAGTCAGGAAGGAGGCCCCAAGGGATGAGACCAAGGCTGATGCTGACACAGCCCCAGCTTCGCTTCCTGCGCCTGG GTGCTGTGAGAACTGTGGAATCAGCTTTTCAGGGGATGGAACCCGACGGCAGCGGCTCAAGACTCTGTGCAAGGACTGCCGAG cACAGAGAATTGCTTTCAACCGGGAGCAGAGGATGTTTAAG CGTGTGGGCTGCGGGGAGTGTGCGGCCTGCCAGGTAACGGAAGACTGTGGGGCCTGCTCCACCTGCCTTCTGCAGTTGCCCCATGATGTGGCCTCGGGGCTGTTCTGCAAGTGTGAGCGAAGACGGTGCCTCCGGATTGTGGAAAGG AGCCGAGGGTGTGGAGTGTGCCGGGGCTGTCAGACCCGAGAGGACTGTGGCCGTTGTCGAGTCTGCCTTCGCCCTCCCCGCCCTGGTCTCAGGCGCCAGTGGAGGTGCGTCCAGCGGCGTTGCCTGCGG GGTAAACACGGCCGCCGCAGGGGAGGCTGCGACTCCAAGGTGGCTCCCCGGCGGCGCCCCCCCCGAACCCAGCCACTGCCTGCACTTCCGCCCTCGCAGCCTCCAGAGTCTCCAGAGCTG CAGCCTTACACGAACCGTCGGCAGAACCGCAAGTGTggggcctgtgcagcctgccTGCGGCGGATGGACTGTGGCCACTGCGACTTCTGCTGTGATAAGCCCAAATTCGGGGGCAGCAACCAGAAGCGCCAGAAGTGTCGTTGGCGCCAGTGCCTGCAGTTTGCTATG AAGCGGCTGCTGCCAAGTGTCTGGGCAGGGTCCGAGGATGGCGCCGGGCCACCCGCACCTTACCCGCGTCGAAAGAGGCCTGGCTCTGCTCGAAGGCCCCGTCTGGGTCAGACCTCGAAGCTTCCCTTGGCCACGCCCATGGCCCAACCAGACCGTGCCCGGACTCCAGTGAAGCAGGAAGCAGGCAGCGGCTTTGTGCTGCCCCCGCCTGGCACCGACCTCGTGTTCTTACGGGAGGGTGCAAGCAGTCCCGTGCAGGTGCCTGGCCCAGCTCCAGCTTCCACAGCAGCTCTGTTACAG GAGGCCCAGTGCCCTGGCCTGAGTTGGGTCGTGGCCTTACCCCAGGTGAAGCAAGAGAAGGCGGATGCCCAGGAAGACTGGACACCGGGCACAGCCATCCTGACTTCTCCTGTATTGCTGCCCGGCTGCCCCAGCAAG GCAGTAGACCCAGGCCTGCCACCTGTGAAGCAAGAGCCACCTGACCCTGAGGAGGACAAGGAGGAGGAGAACAAGGATGACTCCACCTCTGACTTGGCCCCagaggaggaggcaggaggggctggCACGCCCGTG ATCACGGAGATTTTCAGCCTGGGTGGAACCCGCCTCCGGGACACAGCAGTCTGGTTGCCAAG GGCAGGCAATCGGGAAGGGAAGATGGATGTAAAGAGTGGGAGACCGAGGAGACACTGGCGCCACCGAGCACGAGCTGGAAACCACGCGGATGGCCCGGAACCCATGTCAGCCTCTCACCACCTCCAACTTCGATGA
- the MBD1 gene encoding methyl-CpG-binding domain protein 1 isoform X34, whose protein sequence is MAEDWLDCPALGPGWKRREVFRKSGATCGRSDTYYQSPTGDRIRSKVELTRYLGPACDLTLFDFKQGILCYPAPKAHSLAIPSRKRKKPSRPAKAQKRQVGPPKSEVRKEAPRDETKADADTAPASLPAPGCCENCGISFSGDGTRRQRLKTLCKDCRAQRIAFNREQRMFKRVGCGECAACQVTEDCGACSTCLLQLPHDVASGLFCKCERRRCLRIVERSRGCGVCRGCQTREDCGRCRVCLRPPRPGLRRQWRCVQRRCLRGKHGRRRGGCDSKVAPRRRPPRTQPLPALPPSQPPESPELQPYTNRRQNRKCGACAACLRRMDCGHCDFCCDKPKFGGSNQKRQKCRWRQCLQFAMKRLLPSVWAGSEDGAGPPAPYPRRKRPGSARRPRLGQTSKLPLATPMAQPDRARTPVKQEAGSGFVLPPPGTDLVFLREGASSPVQVPGPAPASTAALLQAVDPGLPPVKQEPPDPEEDKEEENKDDSTSDLAPEEEAGGAGTPVITEIFSLGGTRLRDTAVWLPRSKDLKKPGARKQ, encoded by the exons ATGGCTGAGGACTGGCTGGACTGCCCGGCCCTGGGCCCTGGCTGGAAGCGCCGTGAGGTCTTTCGCAAGTCAGGTGCCACCTGTGGACGCTCAGACACCTATTACCAGAG ccccacaggaGACAGGATCCGAAGCAAAGTTGAGCTGACCCGATACCTGGGCCCTGCGTGCGATCTCACCCTCTTCGACTTCAAACAAGGCATCCTGTGCTATCCAGCCCCCAAG GCCCATTCCTTGGCCATCCCCAGCAGGAAGCGGAAGAAGCCTTCGAGGCCAGCCAAGGCTCAGAAACGTCAGGTTGGACCTCCGAAGAGCGAAGTCAGGAAGGAGGCCCCAAGGGATGAGACCAAGGCTGATGCTGACACAGCCCCAGCTTCGCTTCCTGCGCCTGG GTGCTGTGAGAACTGTGGAATCAGCTTTTCAGGGGATGGAACCCGACGGCAGCGGCTCAAGACTCTGTGCAAGGACTGCCGAG cACAGAGAATTGCTTTCAACCGGGAGCAGAGGATGTTTAAG CGTGTGGGCTGCGGGGAGTGTGCGGCCTGCCAGGTAACGGAAGACTGTGGGGCCTGCTCCACCTGCCTTCTGCAGTTGCCCCATGATGTGGCCTCGGGGCTGTTCTGCAAGTGTGAGCGAAGACGGTGCCTCCGGATTGTGGAAAGG AGCCGAGGGTGTGGAGTGTGCCGGGGCTGTCAGACCCGAGAGGACTGTGGCCGTTGTCGAGTCTGCCTTCGCCCTCCCCGCCCTGGTCTCAGGCGCCAGTGGAGGTGCGTCCAGCGGCGTTGCCTGCGG GGTAAACACGGCCGCCGCAGGGGAGGCTGCGACTCCAAGGTGGCTCCCCGGCGGCGCCCCCCCCGAACCCAGCCACTGCCTGCACTTCCGCCCTCGCAGCCTCCAGAGTCTCCAGAGCTG CAGCCTTACACGAACCGTCGGCAGAACCGCAAGTGTggggcctgtgcagcctgccTGCGGCGGATGGACTGTGGCCACTGCGACTTCTGCTGTGATAAGCCCAAATTCGGGGGCAGCAACCAGAAGCGCCAGAAGTGTCGTTGGCGCCAGTGCCTGCAGTTTGCTATG AAGCGGCTGCTGCCAAGTGTCTGGGCAGGGTCCGAGGATGGCGCCGGGCCACCCGCACCTTACCCGCGTCGAAAGAGGCCTGGCTCTGCTCGAAGGCCCCGTCTGGGTCAGACCTCGAAGCTTCCCTTGGCCACGCCCATGGCCCAACCAGACCGTGCCCGGACTCCAGTGAAGCAGGAAGCAGGCAGCGGCTTTGTGCTGCCCCCGCCTGGCACCGACCTCGTGTTCTTACGGGAGGGTGCAAGCAGTCCCGTGCAGGTGCCTGGCCCAGCTCCAGCTTCCACAGCAGCTCTGTTACAG GCAGTAGACCCAGGCCTGCCACCTGTGAAGCAAGAGCCACCTGACCCTGAGGAGGACAAGGAGGAGGAGAACAAGGATGACTCCACCTCTGACTTGGCCCCagaggaggaggcaggaggggctggCACGCCCGTG ATCACGGAGATTTTCAGCCTGGGTGGAACCCGCCTCCGGGACACAGCAGTCTGGTTGCCAAG GTCCAAGGACCTTAAAAAACCTGGAGCTAGAAAGCAGTAG